The following nucleotide sequence is from Pedobacter sp. PACM 27299.
GCTCGAAAATGCAGGTGGTGATCACCGCTGGTGCACTTTCCTCCGCTTTCCTGTTTATTGTGTATGGAGGACTCATTTACCTGGGTGCTACTTCGGGTATTTCAGACACTGCGATCAAGCGTTCCGAGTTGTTACTGCTCATTTCCCATTCCATTTTAGGGCCGTACGCAAACATTGCCATTGCGATCTCCATTGCACTGGCCTGTCTGACCACTTCGATTGCACTGGTTGCGGCTTTTGGAACCTTCTTTTCTTCTCTGAGCAAAGGAAAATTAAGCTATAAACTATTGGTGACCATTTGCTGTGCAGCTTCTTGTGTACTTTCAATTACCGGTGTAGACAATATCATTAGTTTCGCCTATCCGATTTTGAGTTTCGTTTACCCTATTACAATCACACTGGTGCTTTATTCAGTTTTCTTTGGCTCCATTGTCAAAAACCGGAAACCATATATTTATGCCTTACTGGCTTCAACGGTCGTTGCTGTTTTATATTTACTCAAACACTTCTCACTGCTGAGCGAAAGTAGTATTGAAGCATTCAACTACATTCCTCTTTTTCAATATGAATTAGGTTGGGTGATTCCTTCTGCCATTTGCTTCTTTGCAACCTGGGTAATTGGTGGTTCAGGAAAGCAACAGCCAATGGGATAGCCGCTTGGGTAAAGTATATTAAAAAGCTTAAATAGTCGAAGGGAAAACCGGTGCTGACAGCGCATTGAGACCTGATTGTTTATTGTTTTTAAAACCTGCATGAGGCGCCTATAAAGTACTGTTTGGCTGCAGTGTACTGAATTCCATAATTCAAACCTGCATCCAATTTGAAGTCTTTGGCAAGATCGAGCTGAACAGCCGCGTTTATGAAATTTGACCATTTATGCGCTTTAAAATCGTAAGTATAATAGGTTTCGGCAATGCCATCTAATCCTTTCGATAGCTCATGACTAATGGTTAAAGATTGTAAAAGCTCCGTATGCATGGCCTGCTGATCAATATCTTTAAGTCTGTCGGCTTCTACCTGTAATCCCAGTTTCCAATCACCCGGTAATTTGAATTGCATAGGAAGGATTAAACCACCCTCTAATCGGCTTTGATCATCATATTTAGAAGTAGGAACCTTGATATAAGGCAAGATTGCAAGCGCAAAATTCCCTGCATCATTGCCTGTCAAATTTTGCTTGACCCTGAAAGTTAAATCTCCGATTCCGGAACTGACTTTCCGTGCTCCTGTAACCTGGTCCTTCTCCACTTGTCGCCCGAAACTTTGAAAGCCAATCTGAATTGCGGTAGATCCGGTTATCCCAACCTTGAGGTTTCCCTGGTTAATCAGCATCGTATGAATTTTCTTATCATCTGATTGTTCATGACTAAACCTCAGCAGATCTGTTTCATACTGAAAGTGACCAGCATCCACGGTGAAAGGAGATTCGGTTACGTCTGGACGATCTGTTTCCATCTCACGCATCTGATCTTTTGGTGTAGGATGAAATAACCAATATTTGTCAGAATTCTGCTGCTTATCAGAGGTGTTTTTAGGCTTGGAACTGCGCTGCTGCGCTGAATTTCTCAGTTCCTCTGGATGTCCCTGTCCTACTGAATTTCGCTGCTGCGCAAAACATTGGATCGAGCATTGAACTCCAAAAAACAACATGATCAGTATTTTATTTCTTTTACTCATGGTTAAGATCTTTAATAATATTCCGAATAAATGGGCATTCAACCCCCGCTTAGCAGCAACGCATTAACCAGCCGCATTAGGGAAATGTTTTAGCTCTCATCAAAAAAAAGAAATTAAAAAATAATTGGAGTCCAGTGAAACAAAGCCATCTGGCCGGCGGTTCTTCCGAGCGTATTAAAGAATTTAATGACACTGGTTCTGAATGGATTCTATCCTTATACGTTCTTAAAACAATACAAATTACATACTCCTATAAAAAACAATAATTATGGCAACTACAGCAAAAAAAGCGGTAAAACCCGCACAAAAAACAAGCGCTAAAAAGACAGGTTCAAAGCCAAGTGCTAAAACCGGAAAAATGGAAAACTCTGAGTTTCATGAATTCTTTGTAGATGAACTCAAAGACATTTACTGGGCAGAGAAACACCTGGAAAAGGCCTTACCAAAAATGAAAAAAGCAGCAACCAGTCCTGAGCTGGCCAGCGCATTTGAGAAACACACTGAAGAAACAAATACGCACATTGCAACTCTGGAACAGGTGTTCGCCTTGCTGGAAGAAAAACCACAGGCCAAAAAATGTGATGCAATGGAAGGGCTGTTAAAAGAAGCTGACAGTATCATTGAAGATACCGATGCAGGAACCATGATTCGCGATGCAGGATTAAT
It contains:
- the brnQ gene encoding branched-chain amino acid transport system II carrier protein, whose translation is MNKKTRDILTIGFALFAMFFGAGNLLLPPYIGIQIGDHVWVTILAFGLTGILLPFLGILSVVHAGDKFEDLSARIHPLLSPILGTVIMLCIGPLIAIPRTAATTYEVGILPSFPSSGPILTSIIFFIVTWLLTIRPSRVIDIIGNILTPLLLLLLIVLILTGIFSPTASFNEATVSSGESFRLGFIEGYQTLDVLASVIFAGIIITASKAKGYQHSRSKMQVVITAGALSSAFLFIVYGGLIYLGATSGISDTAIKRSELLLLISHSILGPYANIAIAISIALACLTTSIALVAAFGTFFSSLSKGKLSYKLLVTICCAASCVLSITGVDNIISFAYPILSFVYPITITLVLYSVFFGSIVKNRKPYIYALLASTVVAVLYLLKHFSLLSESSIEAFNYIPLFQYELGWVIPSAICFFATWVIGGSGKQQPMG
- a CDS encoding transporter, which encodes MSKRNKILIMLFFGVQCSIQCFAQQRNSVGQGHPEELRNSAQQRSSKPKNTSDKQQNSDKYWLFHPTPKDQMREMETDRPDVTESPFTVDAGHFQYETDLLRFSHEQSDDKKIHTMLINQGNLKVGITGSTAIQIGFQSFGRQVEKDQVTGARKVSSGIGDLTFRVKQNLTGNDAGNFALAILPYIKVPTSKYDDQSRLEGGLILPMQFKLPGDWKLGLQVEADRLKDIDQQAMHTELLQSLTISHELSKGLDGIAETYYTYDFKAHKWSNFINAAVQLDLAKDFKLDAGLNYGIQYTAAKQYFIGASCRF
- a CDS encoding YciE/YciF ferroxidase family protein, yielding MATTAKKAVKPAQKTSAKKTGSKPSAKTGKMENSEFHEFFVDELKDIYWAEKHLEKALPKMKKAATSPELASAFEKHTEETNTHIATLEQVFALLEEKPQAKKCDAMEGLLKEADSIIEDTDAGTMIRDAGLILAAQKVEHYEIATYGTLVVFAQNMGHTAVADLLQSTLDNEKATDVALTEVAESFINEQAVSE